The DNA sequence ATTTTCATGTGTTTCCTTCCAACGAAACTGGTCgcctttgtttttcatctctcgctctagatctttCTCACTTATCCACGtcaatgtagacattaaaatttgGTCGAAAGAAAGACTCGGCTTTGTTGTTCTTGTGGGTATgtgatttaccgccgaaacgtgcgggtgcttgaaatgcaaaatttcactcTGGCTTACATGAATTGGTGGACGTTCAGACGTACTAACGGACGATTttttcagaaccaaaatttctggaatgcatagataaccaaattttcgtACACTTGTTGCTCCGCTTTCAATAGATGGTCTGAATACCAGTTTCTCTATAAACTCTATGGATATTTTTTTCCGAAAGCATATTAGCTTTGTTGAGATTACTACAGTTCGCGTTTATGTAAGTAATGACCTGAAATGGAACCATCATGTAGAAGTTATAGTGCAAAAGGGAAACAGGAGGCTTTACTCTTTAAGGGTCCTTAAGCAATGTGGTGCACCTCCAGCTTCACTGGCTAAGGTTTATACAACCATTGTTCGTCCTGTTCTAGAATATGCTGCCCCTGTCTGGCAAAATATACCAGATTTTCTATCTTATAAGATTGAGAGCATTCAGAAAAGGGCTATGCGcatcatttttcctttaatgaGTTACAACGAGGCATTAAATGCCCTTAATTTAACAGCTCTAAGTGACAGACGCGCCCATCTATGCCAGGTTTATATTGATAGACTCCGGAATGAGAAtcaccccttgcattttatGCTCCCCAAACAGGAGGAGGTTGTGCATAATTATAATCTTAGATCTGGCATTAGCCGCTCCACGCGTCCTACCTGTAGGACCAAGCGCACGCAAGAGTTTGTCACGCATAAGTATACCTAGTGGCTTGTACAATTATATTTTCTAgtatttattgtatttattgtattatattttagtattatatgttttgtaaatagctctgtaattcagccattctgtatattgctgcaatgagtcttaataaacagtcatcattatttattattataattatttgaaatgCCTCTTATTTATCAAGATGAAAGTCCCTTCTTGAACCCCTACAATTTAATAAACGTCCCGGGAGCGCCATTTCAAATTGGTAAACTCTAGAGGTCTCCGAAAAGAGAACTTTATCAGCCGATTATCACTACTCATTAGAATCCTCCTCGTCCTTGTTCGGTAGCGCTCGATACGATGTTTTATCATCATTGTTTTCTCCCCGCCATTGGCAAGCGAGAAACAATAACATTACTAAGGTGAGGAAAGCAGCAAACAGTCTGTACGCTACACGAATTCCAGTTTTGCTGACCAGCAAACCGCCAAGCATGGTGCCAGATCCGTTACCAACACCTACAAACAGTCCATTCAGAATACCtgtaaaatgagaaaaaataattttatcataaATTGTACctactatctgtcttctcattggctaagaacctccagctatttttttttaaatcagcgcaacctacaaaAATGCAGGTTGAGTGGGCAGTGCATTATTTCTAACCACAGCGAAAAGTGTGTTCCGTGCGACGCTGTGCTTTCGTTATTTTCCTAAAAACAGTGTATAATAGACGATTaatagattcggtttttgtgttATCTTTAATTATCAAGGTCTCAAAAagtgttattatcattataccggatatcacaaaaactaatccaaaatgtttaaaacttaACGGTACAAAAACACGTTGCTAGAGAGACAAACAACGCAGTGGGACCTTTCCAAAATGGTGAAATCTCgttgtttttcttgattttgttgttttacaCTTCGCTcagtttacaaaaataaaaaagagaggaaaaacgacgccatcatgcaaatggcctatggGGACTTGCGCTTTAAATTTCGACGCATTCCCCGTCCCCTCAGCAAAATATAAACAAGGGTGTTTTTTACTTTACACCTGACTAACCAGTGGGGTTGTTCTAAGTACCCTGATCTATGAATTTTATTCGGAGGAAAACACGTGGAGAACTTATCTGAGCTTTATCTGCAACGAACAACAGAATATTGACGAATAGAACTCTGATAGAATTTTAAATATACTGCATGTGCATAGATGAATTTTACTATAAGAGGAAATAATTGGTACTCGCAACAGTGTGACTGACCTGTACTCGGCCCTTAGGTATGGGTGTTATTGCCTGATTTCAAACCGAGAAAGACGACTGGGCACAGTCCGTGTATTATGGGGTAAAAAACACGGGATATAGCCAGGAAAAGCTCACTGAGGTAAGGAAAATTCTCAAGCTTGGTGTTAATCGAGCCAATACTGATAAAGATACAGTTATTACAACACTTGAAAAATTACTAAGAGATGTACGCATTGCCGGACGTCCATATTTCTTGgttaattttgtagtttttgaatGGCTGTATCTCGTTCATATAGGCCCAACAAACGCAAAACATGAGGATTTTGCAGATCTCGTTTTCGTCTTTGTGATTTTGTCGATCTCGAGTGGCTTATCCCATAATAAACAGACTCGTATCCAGCCTCCCTCGGTTTGAAATCAGGCAATTGCATTCTTCAGCTATACTGCGTTGTCTTTACCTTGTGCTGCTGCTCCTAAACCAATAGCAGTCGAGATTGATCCTACGTATGCTACACACGCCGTCCACGTGACTGCAAATACTCCACCGATTACTGCAAAGAGGGCGAGAGCCACCCATGGGCTATGGGTGAAAGAGTAGCATATGAACACTATACAGTAACAGGCCATCCCGACAGCGATGGTTTTGAAATATCCAAACATTTCCAGGAAATAGTTCGCCGCGAAGTAACACAGGGCGCTTGTGGTGAAATGCAAGGCTGCTGCCAACCCTACCTGGAAGGATAGAACGAAAAATTGGATAAACACATTGGAAAAGATTTTGTCTCACGTGCCATGCATGAGGATGTGAAAATCATCATCTTTTGAGGAAAACCTGAATTTTATGCGCCTCTTAGATGACATCAGGAGCTCATAATGGGCTTCTGGTGTTTGTTCAACTTAGTTTAAGTTCCCACCCGGGGGAgcactcaacaaatgtttatacggggaggctctgccccgaggtccaaccccttacccttttatataccatttttcacgaaaaaggtgccccttataccttctattgaaaaatggtttccctttcacataccttgtttaaaaagggatgcaaagaaaaagaactgctgtaaatgcatggtcttttaaataggaaccAGTCTCCAAACAAAAcccgttttctcgactttataaagccataaaattcatctgttagcccttttaggccctttcacagacccaaatgacagattttcccaccctttcatatacttctgCGAGTAAAATTCCTACCCTTTCGTATTCATgcagcctgaaaaaggtacccctttcgggtaGAGCCTCCCGGTATAGGCCAtaatagggagtaccccccgggggtTCCCCCTCGATTTTCTTTTATACTGAAATTTAGGTGTGTTTTTCATTTGTCAAATCCGTAATCTCACGAGGAGGGAGGCGTAATAAGTTAGCAGGGATTTAGAAAGGGGAAAATTCAGGTGCGCGAGGCTCGAAGGACGCGCGAGCACGTGCGCGCACGCGAGAGCGATATACCAAAAGGGAACCATCTTGCCCATCGCGTTTAAGCATAACCAACTTTCTCCCCTTCCTTTCGAACACCTTTCACGCCTGCCTTGCGCGCCTGCCACGCCGGCTAGAGCATGTTTAAACTAATTGCCTTTACCCTGATGAAAACTTTGTTTGGAAGGTTACTTTTAAAGAACGTTAAAGAATTTAActtacactgaaaattaaaaagatctgtttcagccctgCTGGCCAAAGTCTAATTCAGCCcttcctggagccatttgaacacaatttaggccaaaaaagctcaatcaaaaggttattccagcccacggtagggcccatttcagccctggggtcaaatcagccctagctaattggactgtattggccctgatttaaggaagccaaattagactcaaaaataggactgtattttactcaccgaaacggccctatttttagggctgaaacagatctttctgatttagagtgTACTTTAATGTACGCTCTCAGTGATAACTAAATCACTACACAGACACCATTTGAAGCAGGCACCGGTTAACCTATATTGTTTACATTTAACGACATTCTGCACTATCACAATTCATTACCTGAAAAGATGTTGCGTTAAGTTCATCAAGAAACCACGAATTGAAGTCGCCTTGAAATCCACCGCTCATTCCAAAAGCAATCGCCACAAACCAGAAAGAGAGTTTAAGGCGAGAATTGAACACCTCTTTGATATCTCTTAGCGACTGTTTTGGTGTCTCAGAATACACGATTTtaacgaaaaaaagaagaaggatCGTTACCCCCATGAAAGCAGCAAATAGGTAAAAAGCAGTTGCATAGTCCTTACGAGTCTGCCCGCAGTAGTGGTAAACGTAATGATTGATTAAAAGGCCGGCCATCAAGTTGGCTATGACCATTCCCACGGAACCCCACAGACGAATCCGCCCGTATGATTTCCTCTCATCACCCAGGTAATCGACGGCGCATCCATCTAAAAGAGGGTGAACTATGGAACCGAACAGCTCGCCCACGAGCACGAGCGCCAGAAAAATATagaatatacgcgcgagttcaTCGTTATCCACTTGCACAAAGTATTTGTATTTGTTATGAGAGATGCTTGTGGCTGTTGAAATTGACAGTATAGCTATATCCTTCGACGGCGCGACCGCATACAGCGACTGAGATTGATTTCCAGGTGATAAAGGCTTTGCAACGCAAACTTCATGACTCGGCCGAATGGCTAGAATCAACAGGTTCTTGATCAGCCAAGCAGTTGAACCGAGAAGCAGGACCAGTTTCCGAGCTTTGTATTTATCAGCGAGGATTCCCCAAAAGGGTGCCCCGATCGCTTGACACAAAGGACGAAGACCAATAAGGATTCCGGTCTGCGAGGCTGATAAGCCCAGCTGTTTAAAATACAGCGGGATGAAAGTATACAAGCAGGCGTATGCAGCATAACAAGCAAAGAATAAGACTTTATAGTTGAGCCGTTCAGGCGTGCATGCATTAATTCCACGTAATCtttgaagaaaattttgttttccacGATCAGTTTCCCCAGAGCGTTTTCTTTCGAGTTGTTTCTCTTCCATCTCTCATGCAGTCTCTGTTTCTTCCTTGGCGATTAGCAGATAAATGGTTCAGTTTCTCGCCATCGTGTACATGTATCGACTTAATACCGTGGgctgaaagaaatgaaattgAAAAGATTATGCAAATTTCAAACGCGTGTTGAGTGCTTATAAAAGAGTGAATATTAATACAGCTTGATGTGTATTGAACTTGACAAAAATTTCCGTTCAATGAATCAATCAGACAacattcaaaataaataaacattagACTACGGATCAAAGTTTGAACCTTTGAAAATGAACTGACCACTGTTTGCCTTGCCGAGAGTAAACACTGAAATGCATATttaatatgttttaaaaaatgcatgAAACATTTGCTCTTTTTAAAAGACATGCATACTGATGAGACTTTTTTCGGGTTGGGTCTGTGGTGTATCCTCATTGACAGCTTGTGTGCAAGATAAATTTTGCTACACAATTTTAGACGAGAAAACAGCTACATCGAATAGCGAacataaatacatacatacagtCATGTAGCAGCCCTCCTAACCCTAAGAGCCAATTGGTTCGATACCCTAACCGTGAAACAGtgggaaataatgataaacaaggatgtgttgttgttttctgcaACCAATCAATGAGGaaacaccttacgagcagctcctactTTACTGGggttttatttatacacggttaaATCCTCagtattacaataaaaaaactgaTTAAGTAATATCCCTTTTACAGGATTGCCGTGTGGGAGCCTGACTGATTGTTGTTGTAATGTCAGTGAATTTCCCCTTTAAAGCGTCCAATTTCCTTAAGCTAAGGGGCAAGCTATTCCACAGGACCGCCCCGCTGTAGCCAAAGCTACGTTTTCGATAGTTTGTGCGAGGTTTGGGCAAGTCTAGTTTAATCTCGGAATCTCTTAGGTTATACATAGTACTGCGGAAGTTAAATAAATCCTGCAGGTACACGGGGTAAAGCCCCCCAGGGGGGGActcgcatatgaaaggggcggggatgctcgtcggaaatttttgaaacccccaaaaggagaccaatctgggcgtggcccaacccctaaaagcgatcattttaaacttCGATTACAtaaatcgagtaaataaaacgaattgaaaatgtacaatttttaaatatttcttcgagtgcaaccctagcctgttccaggctccgagatggtggtgtcGGAAAAGtcgcactatactatctgagagcctggccaAGGCtagtgcaaccctaaaagagacctttgcagctaaatataatggtgttttgcccagaacaccctaagcgcgaccaaaatctgaaatttacacccctaagcgagacgacgagcatcctgcccctttcatatgggagttcccCCAAGGGAAAGcccatttattgttttaatcATTAATATGGCCTTTGGCTTCTTTCAACGTGTGGCAGGATTGTCCCAGTGAAGCCTATTTAGAAGGAAACTAGCGCTCGCATCGTAACCGGACCTGGTAATGACTCTGGCAGCCCTATTTTAGAGTTTTTGCAGCTTATCACTCAAGGCGACGCTGAGTCCATCTCAAACGGAGCTATAGTAGTCAAAGTGGGGTAAAATTAACGCTTGGCATATTTGGAGAGCTGTTCTTACGCGTTTAAGGGCGCCTATGGCCGAAGTTATTTTCATACTTTTATGGTCTAAATGTTTTGACCATGGAAGGTGTTCGTCAATTAGCAAACCCAGAGATTTGGCTGCATCAACTCTTTGGATCGGTTTACCGTCGATCTCGATATTAATCTGATTATTCGAAAGAGCATACATTCATTGACTTGACCCAATTATCATAAATTCAGTTTTGGCGACGGCTTATAGTTAATTGGATATCAGTCCAGCGATTGAGGTTTCGTAACTCTAAATTTATGACATTTCCAAGGTCAGCCGTTGTACTGGCAGCAAAGGATATATCAGTGTCATCGGCGAACATTCTTGAATAGGCTAGATTGAGGAAATTAGGTAAACTAGACGGAATAGCAGTGGTCCACGATTACTTCCCAGTGGAACTCCACAGGAAACTGGGGCATTATTTGACAAGTAGCCATTTATACTGCATTTTTGGCTTCGGTCGCTGTGATTCAAACCATTTGAGGCTACTCCTATCAACACCATATTTGTAAAGCTTCCGTATAAGAACATTATGGTCAATggtgtcaaaggctttttttaagGTCGATAAAAATTACACCAATAACAAGGCCATTGCCAACTTTGACGGACCATGCAGCTATTCGTGGCTTCGACCAACGCAGTAAGTGTACTGTGTAATGAGTGGAATCCAGATCGGCAATGGGTTAGTATGTTGTTTTCATTAAGATACTCACAAAGCTGGTcgtatataatttttttagagaCTCCCGGTTTTCAGTGAAATATTTTCGCTTTGCCTTCTCAATTTCGTTATCAGTCTGGTTCCGGGCTAGTCTATATTGGTCCCATATCAAA is a window from the Porites lutea chromosome 10, jaPorLute2.1, whole genome shotgun sequence genome containing:
- the LOC140950158 gene encoding major facilitator superfamily domain-containing protein 6-like, yielding MEEKQLERKRSGETDRGKQNFLQRLRGINACTPERLNYKVLFFACYAAYACLYTFIPLYFKQLGLSASQTGILIGLRPLCQAIGAPFWGILADKYKARKLVLLLGSTAWLIKNLLILAIRPSHEVCVAKPLSPGNQSQSLYAVAPSKDIAILSISTATSISHNKYKYFVQVDNDELARIFYIFLALVLVGELFGSIVHPLLDGCAVDYLGDERKSYGRIRLWGSVGMVIANLMAGLLINHYVYHYCGQTRKDYATAFYLFAAFMGVTILLLFFVKIVYSETPKQSLRDIKEVFNSRLKLSFWFVAIAFGMSGGFQGDFNSWFLDELNATSFQVGLAAALHFTTSALCYFAANYFLEMFGYFKTIAVGMACYCIVFICYSFTHSPWVALALFAVIGGVFAVTWTACVAYVGSISTAIGLGAAAQGILNGLFVGVGNGSGTMLGGLLVSKTGIRVAYRLFAAFLTLVMLLFLACQWRGENNDDKTSYRALPNKDEEDSNE